From a single Mycolicibacterium moriokaense genomic region:
- a CDS encoding mycofactocin-coupled SDR family oxidoreductase: protein MADQFEGKVAFITGAARGQGRAHAVRFAEEGADIIALDLCDQLDSVAYPMATAEDLEETVKLVEKTGRRIVAERADVRDLERLKAVVANGVAEFGRIDFVLANAGILPAAGEQGTQIGAFVDAVNVMLNGVYYTIVAALPAMLTHGEGGAVVITSSAAGFKPVTVDFGTASHGAAGYTAAKHGVIGIMRHFAIALAEKNIRVNSVHPGGVATPMIYNEAMAEWSVEHPNFSPSQQPLLANPPVEPEVISDTMVYLCGQSGRYVTGVALPVDGGQIVK, encoded by the coding sequence ATGGCTGACCAGTTCGAAGGCAAAGTCGCGTTCATCACCGGCGCTGCGCGGGGGCAGGGACGGGCACACGCCGTCCGGTTCGCCGAAGAGGGCGCCGACATCATCGCGTTGGACCTGTGCGACCAGCTCGACAGCGTCGCCTATCCGATGGCGACCGCGGAGGATCTCGAGGAAACGGTCAAGCTGGTCGAGAAGACCGGCCGGCGAATCGTCGCCGAACGCGCCGACGTCCGTGACCTCGAGCGGCTCAAGGCCGTCGTCGCCAACGGGGTAGCCGAGTTCGGACGGATCGACTTCGTGCTCGCCAACGCGGGCATCCTGCCGGCCGCAGGGGAGCAGGGCACCCAGATCGGAGCGTTCGTCGACGCGGTGAACGTGATGCTCAACGGTGTGTATTACACGATCGTCGCCGCGCTGCCCGCGATGTTGACGCACGGCGAGGGCGGGGCGGTCGTGATCACCAGCTCCGCTGCGGGTTTCAAGCCGGTGACCGTCGATTTCGGCACCGCCAGCCACGGTGCGGCCGGATACACCGCCGCCAAGCACGGCGTGATCGGAATCATGCGCCATTTCGCAATAGCGTTGGCCGAGAAGAACATCCGCGTGAACTCGGTGCATCCGGGTGGCGTGGCCACACCGATGATCTACAACGAGGCGATGGCGGAGTGGTCCGTCGAGCATCCGAACTTCAGTCCGTCGCAGCAACCGCTGCTGGCCAATCCGCCCGTCGAGCCCGAGGTCATCAGCGACACCATGGTCTACCTGTGCGGCCAATCCGGCAGGTATGTGACCGGGGTGGCGTTGCCGGTGGACGGCGGACAGATCGTCAAGTGA
- a CDS encoding DUF2631 domain-containing protein — translation MATTEVVRRTDTVDVEDVPSAEWGWSKENHKLIHIGGLIAAAFLLAMLRGNHVGHVEDGFLIGFAALILLAVGRDWWLRRRGWIR, via the coding sequence GTGGCCACCACCGAGGTCGTACGACGCACCGACACCGTTGACGTCGAGGATGTGCCGTCTGCCGAATGGGGCTGGTCGAAGGAGAACCACAAGCTCATCCACATCGGCGGCCTGATTGCGGCGGCGTTCCTGCTGGCCATGTTGCGTGGCAACCACGTGGGACACGTCGAAGACGGATTCCTCATCGGCTTCGCCGCCCTGATCCTGCTCGCGGTCGGCCGCGACTGGTGGCTGCGTCGTCGCGGCTGGATCCGCTAG
- a CDS encoding WS/DGAT/MGAT family O-acyltransferase, with product MKRLNGVDALVLYSETPEVHMHTLKIGILDVSGVDDFNFEMFRRVAYPRLMALSPLRYQLVDIPLKLHHPMWVENGHIDLDYHLRRTRVAAPGGRRELDELIGEIASTPLDRSRPLWEMYFVEGLADNRIAIVHKVHHVLADGVASANQMAKALESQDVAHAMPPRLDGMPRTTARLLAAAGRDHAGLIRKLPRLMSETAAGVSRVRRRSKERGAHPELARNFAPPPCFINHVVTPGRRFATAPLALFDVKETSKHLGVTLNDVVLASVAGALRRLQLRYDGCADAPLLAGVPVSTNPSRERLAGNEFSYITPSLPVHVDDPLERVRLTALSSGIAKENHQLLGPALLPAWMSYLPPAMAPAIFRRQARRVESASVFNLTVSNVAGPRDRGAIEGGMVTEIYSVGPVVAGSGMNITVWSYVDQLAISVLTDDVTLADPHEATDAMIDAFVEMRRASGLSGELTAVGAVLPLAAAS from the coding sequence ATGAAACGACTCAACGGCGTCGACGCCTTGGTGTTGTACAGCGAAACGCCCGAAGTGCACATGCACACGCTGAAGATCGGGATTCTCGATGTCTCGGGTGTCGACGACTTCAATTTCGAGATGTTTCGTCGGGTCGCCTATCCGCGCTTGATGGCGTTGTCGCCGCTGCGCTACCAGCTGGTCGACATCCCGCTCAAGCTGCACCACCCCATGTGGGTGGAAAACGGCCACATCGACCTCGACTACCACCTGCGCCGGACCCGTGTGGCCGCGCCCGGCGGTAGGCGCGAACTCGACGAGCTGATCGGCGAGATCGCCAGCACGCCGCTGGACCGCAGCCGTCCGCTGTGGGAGATGTACTTCGTCGAGGGCCTGGCCGACAACCGGATCGCGATCGTGCACAAGGTGCATCATGTCCTCGCCGACGGGGTTGCGTCGGCCAACCAGATGGCGAAGGCGCTGGAATCGCAGGACGTCGCGCACGCGATGCCGCCGCGGCTGGACGGCATGCCGCGCACCACGGCGCGGCTGCTGGCCGCCGCAGGCCGCGATCACGCCGGGCTGATCCGGAAGCTGCCCAGGTTGATGAGCGAGACCGCCGCAGGCGTCTCTCGTGTCCGACGGCGGTCCAAGGAGCGTGGGGCCCACCCGGAACTCGCCCGCAATTTCGCGCCGCCGCCATGCTTCATCAACCACGTCGTGACACCGGGGCGGCGGTTCGCCACGGCACCGCTGGCGTTGTTCGACGTCAAAGAGACCAGCAAGCACCTCGGGGTGACGCTGAACGACGTCGTGCTGGCGTCGGTCGCGGGTGCGCTGCGGCGCTTGCAGTTGCGCTACGACGGCTGCGCCGACGCGCCACTGCTGGCAGGGGTGCCGGTGAGCACCAACCCCTCACGAGAACGATTGGCGGGCAACGAGTTCAGCTACATCACCCCCTCACTGCCGGTGCACGTCGACGACCCGCTGGAGCGGGTGCGGCTGACCGCGTTGTCCTCTGGCATCGCCAAGGAGAATCACCAACTGCTCGGACCCGCCCTGTTGCCCGCGTGGATGTCCTACCTTCCGCCGGCGATGGCGCCCGCGATCTTCCGCCGCCAGGCGCGGCGGGTGGAGTCCGCGAGCGTGTTCAACCTGACGGTGTCGAACGTCGCTGGGCCCCGCGATCGGGGCGCCATCGAGGGCGGCATGGTCACCGAGATCTACTCGGTGGGGCCCGTGGTCGCGGGCAGCGGGATGAACATCACGGTGTGGAGCTATGTCGACCAACTCGCGATCTCCGTGCTGACCGATGACGTCACGCTCGCCGACCCGCACGAGGCGACCGACGCGATGATCGACGCGTTCGTCGAGATGCGGCGGGCGTCCGGCCTGTCCGGCGAGCTGACGGCGGTGGGTGCCGTCCTACCGTTGGCCGCGGCAAGCTGA
- a CDS encoding DUF427 domain-containing protein: MSLVTGRGPLSTHPAGWFTPPLAAGSVFVEPHPRRVQALRDGRAVIDTERVLLVHRPDRPLSYAFIPEDIGDLPGEPVAEAPGFVQVPWDAVDTWLEEGRRLVHYPPNPYHRVDCRPTDRALRVTLGDEVLVDTSDTVIVFETALEPRLYVAPSHVRTELLRRSTTSSYCNYKGYATYWSAAHGDDVVADVAWSYEEPLPETLPIKGYFSFDPDRVEVVAQLPQP; encoded by the coding sequence ATGAGTCTCGTCACCGGGCGTGGTCCGCTGAGTACCCATCCTGCCGGATGGTTTACTCCACCGCTGGCCGCAGGCAGCGTCTTCGTCGAACCTCATCCTCGGCGGGTACAGGCGTTGCGCGACGGTCGCGCGGTGATCGACACCGAACGGGTACTGCTGGTGCATCGGCCCGACCGACCCCTGAGTTATGCATTCATTCCTGAGGACATCGGGGATCTGCCGGGTGAACCGGTGGCCGAGGCGCCGGGGTTCGTCCAGGTGCCATGGGATGCGGTCGACACCTGGCTGGAGGAAGGCCGCCGGCTCGTGCACTACCCGCCGAATCCGTATCACCGCGTCGATTGCCGACCGACCGATCGCGCACTGCGCGTCACCCTCGGTGACGAGGTCCTGGTGGACACGTCGGACACGGTCATCGTCTTCGAGACGGCGCTCGAACCGCGCCTCTACGTTGCACCGTCGCATGTGCGCACCGAACTGCTAAGGCGCTCGACGACTAGTAGCTACTGCAATTACAAGGGTTATGCGACGTACTGGTCGGCGGCCCACGGGGACGACGTCGTCGCCGATGTCGCGTGGAGTTATGAGGAACCGCTGCCCGAAACCCTGCCCATCAAGGGCTATTTCAGCTTCGATCCCGATCGGGTCGAGGTGGTGGCGCAACTGCCGCAACCGTGA
- a CDS encoding acyl-CoA dehydrogenase, with amino-acid sequence MGHYISNVRDIEFNLFEVLGLGSVLNSGGYGDLDSDTVRTMLDEVARLAEGPVAESFASADRNPPVFDPKTHSISVPGELAKSVQAIKDSDWWRIGLAEEIGGVPAPAPLVWAVNELLLVANSSAAFWWALGPTMANALYIEGNDEQKRWAAVGVERGWAATMVLTEPDAGSDVGAGRTKAIAQPDGTWHIEGVKRFISGGDVGDTAENIFHLVLARPEGAGPGTKGLSLFYVPKFLFDPETFELGARNGVFVTGLEHKMGIKSSPTCELTFGADGIPAVGYLVGDVHNGIAQMFTVIENARMTIGVKSAGTLSTGYLNALAYAKERIQGADMTQMTDKTAPRVAIIAHPDVRRSLMTQKAYAEGLRALYMYAAAHQNNDVAQHVSGADPDLAHRVDDLLLPIVKGVGSERAYEILTESLQTLGGSGFLQDYPIEQYIRDAKIDSLYEGTTAIQALDLIFRKIFRDNGAALAHVAAQISKTIESCDAALKPQAELLRVALAGVQAMTAALTGYLMAASETPSEIYKIGLSSVRYLMAVGDLIIGWRLLAQADVAHAALAAGASGSDEAFYQGKIATAAFFASNMLPRISTVRTIVETVDDDIMRLPEASF; translated from the coding sequence GTGGGGCACTACATCAGCAATGTGCGCGATATCGAGTTCAACCTCTTCGAGGTGCTCGGACTGGGCAGCGTTTTGAATTCCGGCGGTTACGGCGATCTCGACAGCGACACCGTGCGCACCATGCTCGATGAGGTCGCGAGGCTGGCCGAGGGGCCTGTCGCGGAGTCGTTCGCCAGCGCCGACCGTAATCCGCCGGTGTTCGACCCGAAGACCCATTCCATCAGTGTCCCCGGCGAATTGGCCAAGTCGGTCCAGGCGATCAAGGACTCCGACTGGTGGCGCATCGGCCTCGCCGAGGAGATCGGCGGAGTGCCTGCGCCGGCGCCTCTGGTGTGGGCCGTCAACGAACTGCTGTTGGTCGCCAACTCGTCGGCTGCCTTTTGGTGGGCACTGGGACCGACCATGGCCAACGCGCTGTACATCGAAGGCAATGACGAGCAGAAGCGCTGGGCCGCAGTGGGTGTCGAACGCGGATGGGCGGCGACCATGGTGCTGACCGAACCCGACGCCGGTTCGGATGTCGGGGCGGGGCGCACCAAGGCCATCGCTCAGCCGGACGGCACCTGGCACATCGAGGGCGTCAAACGCTTCATCTCCGGCGGCGACGTCGGCGACACCGCGGAAAACATCTTCCATCTCGTGCTCGCGCGACCAGAGGGCGCGGGACCGGGCACCAAGGGGCTGAGCCTGTTCTACGTCCCCAAGTTCCTCTTCGACCCCGAGACTTTCGAACTCGGCGCTCGCAACGGCGTTTTCGTGACCGGCCTGGAACACAAGATGGGCATCAAGTCATCGCCGACATGCGAGTTGACGTTCGGTGCGGATGGTATTCCGGCCGTCGGGTATTTGGTCGGCGATGTGCACAACGGCATCGCGCAGATGTTCACGGTGATCGAAAACGCCAGGATGACAATCGGTGTCAAGTCGGCGGGCACGCTGTCGACGGGGTATCTCAACGCGCTGGCGTACGCCAAGGAGCGTATCCAAGGCGCGGATATGACCCAGATGACCGACAAGACCGCACCTCGGGTAGCGATCATCGCCCATCCCGACGTGCGGCGCAGCCTGATGACCCAGAAGGCGTACGCCGAAGGTCTGCGAGCGCTCTACATGTACGCCGCGGCGCATCAGAACAACGATGTCGCCCAACATGTCTCGGGAGCGGATCCGGATCTGGCGCACCGTGTGGACGACCTGCTGCTGCCGATCGTCAAGGGCGTCGGTTCGGAACGAGCCTACGAGATTCTGACCGAATCGCTGCAGACGCTCGGTGGTTCCGGCTTCCTGCAGGACTACCCGATCGAGCAGTACATCCGCGACGCGAAGATCGACTCGCTGTACGAGGGCACGACCGCGATCCAGGCGCTGGATCTGATCTTCCGCAAGATCTTCCGCGACAACGGCGCCGCACTGGCGCATGTCGCAGCGCAGATCAGCAAGACCATCGAAAGTTGTGACGCCGCACTGAAACCGCAGGCGGAACTGCTTCGGGTTGCACTCGCCGGTGTGCAGGCGATGACTGCCGCACTGACCGGTTACCTGATGGCCGCTTCGGAGACCCCTTCGGAAATCTACAAGATCGGGCTCTCGTCGGTGCGTTACCTGATGGCCGTCGGCGACCTCATCATCGGGTGGCGGCTGCTGGCGCAGGCAGACGTCGCGCATGCGGCGCTGGCGGCCGGAGCGTCGGGTAGTGACGAGGCGTTCTATCAGGGCAAGATCGCGACGGCCGCGTTCTTCGCGTCGAACATGCTGCCCAGGATCAGCACCGTTCGCACGATCGTCGAGACCGTCGACGACGACATCATGCGACTGCCGGAGGCCTCGTTCTAA
- a CDS encoding TetR/AcrR family transcriptional regulator → MSDQPEASVNRLERRKQRTRAALIKAAQTFIAAGKVNVPVLEITQAADVGMGSFYNHFDSKEQLFEAAVADVLDAHGALLDELTSSIEDPAETFACSYRLTGRLFRRRPQESQILLANGMTLLASKKGLAPRGLRDIQEATRAGRFTVDDPELALAMAGGALLGLGNLLRHQADRDDAEATDKVTEDILRLFGLPADEAREISRRPLPDLDALAETEDTQDISRKSPA, encoded by the coding sequence GTGAGCGATCAACCAGAGGCGTCGGTCAACCGTCTCGAGCGGCGCAAACAACGCACGCGCGCAGCGTTGATCAAGGCGGCGCAGACGTTCATCGCCGCCGGCAAGGTCAACGTCCCGGTCCTGGAGATCACCCAGGCGGCCGATGTCGGGATGGGTTCGTTCTACAACCACTTCGACAGCAAGGAGCAGCTGTTCGAGGCCGCGGTCGCCGACGTCCTCGACGCCCACGGTGCGTTGCTAGATGAGCTCACCTCGTCGATCGAGGATCCCGCGGAAACGTTCGCGTGCAGCTACCGGTTGACCGGCCGGTTGTTCCGCCGTCGCCCGCAGGAAAGCCAGATCCTGCTGGCCAACGGAATGACTCTGTTGGCTTCGAAGAAGGGGCTGGCGCCGCGTGGCCTGCGTGACATCCAAGAGGCCACCCGGGCGGGGCGATTCACCGTCGATGATCCCGAGCTCGCGTTGGCGATGGCGGGTGGCGCCTTGCTGGGGTTGGGCAATCTGCTGCGGCATCAAGCCGACCGTGACGACGCCGAGGCGACAGACAAGGTGACTGAAGACATCCTGCGGTTGTTCGGCCTGCCTGCCGACGAGGCCCGCGAAATCAGCCGCCGTCCACTGCCTGACCTGGATGCCCTCGCCGAAACTGAAGATACGCAGGATATTTCGCGCAAATCGCCTGCATAG
- a CDS encoding VOC family protein — protein MSDIIGTHSDLHSEQGARAGEHPGRSRNPVIKVADIAWLEFEKPDLAAAEAFASAFGFATEWHSPDEVRLRGTDPGAPCVILRRGPRSRFVGTAFAAQDEVDVLRLADATGTTVQALPDSIGGVSARLIDPSGIPVKVVAGMHRLPALPAQDVHTFNFGDRPARVNTTQRPPRAPAKVQRLGHVVLSSTRYSEALNWYLDKLGMIVSDFLYYPGQRDRGPVMSFMRCDHGSVPTDHHTLALTLGPVNRYVHSAYQVCDLDALAAGGEYLRERGYFRSWGIGRHIQGSQLFDYWRDPDGFLVEHFADGDIFDNTLEPGWAPFTASGLSQWGPAVTKDFLGVNPKALPHEALSMVAALRDKNEFTLTRLRGLMKAATS, from the coding sequence ATGAGCGACATCATCGGCACCCACAGTGACCTGCACAGCGAGCAAGGCGCTCGCGCGGGCGAGCATCCCGGGCGGTCACGAAACCCGGTGATCAAGGTCGCCGATATCGCCTGGCTGGAGTTCGAAAAGCCGGACCTCGCGGCCGCCGAAGCCTTCGCGTCGGCATTCGGCTTCGCCACCGAGTGGCACTCTCCCGACGAGGTGCGGTTGCGTGGCACCGACCCCGGCGCACCGTGCGTGATCCTGCGTCGAGGCCCGCGCTCACGGTTCGTCGGGACCGCGTTCGCGGCCCAGGACGAGGTCGACGTGTTGCGCCTCGCCGACGCGACGGGCACGACAGTGCAGGCGCTCCCCGACTCCATCGGGGGCGTGTCGGCGCGGCTGATCGACCCAAGCGGAATCCCGGTCAAGGTGGTCGCCGGAATGCACCGCCTCCCCGCACTGCCGGCGCAGGACGTCCACACCTTCAATTTCGGTGATCGCCCCGCGCGCGTCAACACGACCCAACGCCCGCCCAGGGCGCCGGCGAAGGTTCAGCGACTCGGGCACGTCGTCCTGTCATCCACCCGATACTCCGAGGCGTTGAACTGGTACCTCGACAAACTCGGGATGATCGTCAGCGACTTTCTCTACTACCCCGGCCAACGCGACCGCGGCCCGGTCATGAGCTTCATGCGCTGCGACCATGGTTCGGTTCCCACCGACCATCACACGTTGGCGTTGACGCTGGGTCCAGTCAATCGCTACGTGCACTCGGCGTACCAGGTGTGTGATCTCGATGCGCTCGCCGCCGGCGGCGAATACCTGCGTGAGCGTGGCTATTTCCGGTCCTGGGGTATCGGCCGCCATATCCAGGGCAGCCAGCTGTTCGACTATTGGCGCGATCCCGACGGATTTCTCGTCGAGCATTTCGCCGACGGCGACATATTCGACAATACGCTGGAGCCCGGGTGGGCACCGTTCACCGCGTCGGGCCTGTCCCAGTGGGGCCCCGCCGTCACCAAGGACTTCCTCGGCGTCAACCCCAAAGCACTTCCCCACGAAGCGCTCTCGATGGTGGCCGCGCTTCGCGACAAGAACGAGTTCACCCTCACCCGCCTTCGCGGCCTGATGAAAGCAGCCACCTCATGA
- a CDS encoding fumarylacetoacetate hydrolase family protein, translated as MTISVLRTADAWWVQTPTGASKIATTATTTGDLIADYEAVEWAAYGTDTVPVESLSLISPVTRPCRVVAQMTNFASHVKDAGMDPASIPLTFFRKSSASISGPFDDIVKPSHVKFLDYEVEIGLVIRKDILVGTAISESSLSDYIAGLVVTNDVSARDVQLPQTQFYEAKSYPTFTPVGPALVLLDADELKRFTDLRLRLQVNGEVRQDMVVGGDMIYPPLQALQSLARFQDLAAGDLVMTGTPVGTALSAPPKPIEIIGSLLPPAVKWRAFFKRQAKNTKYLKNGDVVELGVATDDGLIDLGVQRTVVRYA; from the coding sequence ATGACGATCTCCGTTCTTCGCACCGCCGACGCCTGGTGGGTCCAAACCCCCACCGGCGCATCGAAGATCGCCACGACGGCCACCACCACCGGCGATCTGATCGCTGACTACGAGGCGGTCGAATGGGCCGCCTACGGCACCGACACCGTGCCGGTCGAGTCACTCTCGCTAATCTCCCCCGTGACACGGCCCTGCCGGGTCGTGGCCCAGATGACGAACTTCGCCTCGCACGTCAAGGACGCCGGGATGGATCCCGCCTCTATCCCGCTGACGTTCTTCCGCAAGTCGTCGGCGTCGATCAGCGGCCCGTTCGACGACATCGTCAAGCCGAGCCACGTGAAGTTCCTGGATTACGAAGTCGAGATCGGCCTGGTGATCCGAAAGGACATTCTCGTCGGTACGGCGATCTCAGAGTCCTCGCTGTCCGACTACATCGCCGGACTCGTTGTCACCAACGATGTTTCGGCACGCGACGTCCAGCTGCCGCAGACTCAGTTCTACGAGGCCAAGTCGTATCCGACGTTCACCCCCGTCGGACCCGCACTGGTGCTGCTCGACGCGGACGAACTGAAGCGCTTCACTGATCTGCGTCTGCGGCTGCAGGTCAACGGCGAGGTGCGCCAGGACATGGTCGTCGGTGGCGACATGATCTACCCGCCGCTGCAGGCACTGCAATCGCTGGCCCGCTTCCAGGATCTGGCCGCCGGCGACCTCGTGATGACGGGTACGCCGGTCGGCACCGCGTTGAGCGCACCACCGAAGCCGATTGAGATCATCGGGTCTCTGCTTCCGCCTGCGGTCAAGTGGAGGGCGTTCTTCAAGCGTCAAGCCAAGAACACGAAGTACCTGAAGAACGGCGACGTGGTGGAGCTCGGTGTCGCGACCGACGACGGCTTGATCGACCTCGGTGTGCAGCGCACCGTCGTGAGATACGCGTGA
- the mhpA gene encoding bifunctional 3-(3-hydroxy-phenyl)propionate/3-hydroxycinnamic acid hydroxylase MhpA, whose product MRVTVEDAPAVVVVGAGPTGTTVATLLAQYGIHCLLLDRWAGVYRQPRAVHLDDEIYRVIARLGIAGEFAAISRPAQGLRLLDPTMKVLAEFRRDTSLSVNGFPQANMFDQPELETLLRANLERYACVELRGDAEVTGVTEQRDGRIRVTYVDRTDGSTHVVDTDYLLGCDGANSIVRTHIGSHMHDMKFDQRWLVIDAATPADLDQWDGVHQVCDPVRAGTYMRIGESRYRWEFRLLPGESADDFRTIEALRPLIAPWTQGVTDTEIALIRVAEYTFRARIADRWRRGNIFLLGDAAHLTPPFIGQGLGAGLRDAVNLAWKLAGVIKGELPPTALDSYEQERKPHAHHMIRLALVVGWAMTAGGEFGNLARRLLVTRLQLIPGMRTKVVDSRTPALHRSAFVRPTRGRLAGTLCPNPPYPDGKSLDDLLGDGFAMITAVAPTAGQRRVLDNRGVTIHIAPPDSEIAEWLRHGRATAALVRPDRTVMYAGHDVERICQVTPHFRWDRVSGRQSSGADGHRRRAARRRNCGEIAI is encoded by the coding sequence ATACGCGTGACGGTGGAGGACGCGCCCGCCGTGGTCGTCGTTGGCGCGGGACCCACGGGCACCACCGTCGCAACCCTGTTGGCGCAGTACGGCATTCACTGTCTGTTGCTGGACCGGTGGGCCGGCGTCTACCGTCAGCCCCGCGCGGTGCATCTCGACGACGAGATCTACCGTGTCATCGCGCGACTCGGAATCGCCGGCGAGTTCGCCGCGATCTCACGACCCGCCCAAGGCCTTCGTCTCCTCGATCCCACGATGAAAGTTTTGGCTGAGTTTCGCCGCGACACCTCGTTGTCGGTCAACGGCTTCCCGCAGGCCAACATGTTCGACCAGCCGGAACTCGAAACCTTGTTACGCGCCAACCTCGAGCGCTACGCCTGCGTCGAACTGCGGGGCGACGCCGAGGTCACCGGCGTCACCGAGCAACGCGACGGCCGGATTCGGGTCACCTACGTCGACCGCACCGACGGTTCCACTCATGTCGTCGACACCGACTACCTGCTCGGCTGCGACGGCGCCAACAGCATCGTGCGCACCCACATCGGCTCTCATATGCACGATATGAAGTTCGACCAACGGTGGCTCGTCATCGACGCGGCCACCCCCGCCGACCTGGACCAGTGGGACGGCGTGCACCAGGTGTGCGATCCCGTACGCGCAGGCACCTACATGCGGATCGGAGAATCGCGGTACCGCTGGGAATTCCGGCTCCTGCCCGGCGAATCCGCCGACGACTTCCGAACCATCGAGGCGCTTCGACCGCTCATCGCACCGTGGACGCAGGGCGTCACCGACACCGAGATCGCGTTGATCCGCGTGGCGGAGTACACCTTCCGGGCGCGGATCGCCGACCGGTGGCGACGCGGAAACATCTTCCTGCTCGGCGACGCCGCGCACCTCACCCCGCCGTTCATCGGCCAGGGTCTCGGTGCCGGTCTGCGCGACGCGGTGAACCTGGCCTGGAAGCTTGCTGGCGTCATCAAAGGCGAACTGCCGCCCACCGCACTGGACAGCTACGAGCAGGAACGGAAACCCCACGCCCACCACATGATTCGGCTGGCACTCGTCGTCGGCTGGGCAATGACGGCCGGAGGCGAATTCGGCAACCTCGCCAGACGGCTGCTCGTCACACGCTTACAGCTCATTCCCGGTATGCGCACCAAGGTCGTCGACAGTCGCACACCCGCCCTGCACCGCTCGGCCTTCGTGCGACCCACCCGGGGACGACTCGCTGGCACCCTCTGCCCCAACCCGCCCTACCCCGACGGCAAGTCACTCGACGACCTCCTCGGCGACGGGTTTGCGATGATTACCGCCGTGGCGCCCACCGCTGGTCAGCGCCGGGTACTCGACAACCGCGGCGTCACCATCCATATCGCGCCGCCGGACTCCGAAATCGCCGAGTGGCTGCGCCACGGACGCGCCACGGCGGCGCTCGTGCGACCAGACCGCACCGTCATGTACGCCGGGCACGACGTTGAAAGGATCTGCCAGGTCACGCCGCACTTCAGGTGGGATCGGGTGTCAGGCCGCCAATCCTCCGGCGCGGACGGCCACCGCCGACGAGCCGCACGTCGCCGAAACTGCGGGGAGATCGCTATTTAG
- a CDS encoding LLM class F420-dependent oxidoreductase, with amino-acid sequence MRFTFTHPMHSHPYNPELVTGSGIATVAAAAEAAGFHGFGFTDHPAPSQRWLESGGHDAVDPFVAMGYAAARTTTLRLIPNIVVLPYRNPFVVAKAGATLDLLSDGRFTLGVGVGYLKREFTALGVDFDERAALFEEALEVIRGIWTTDDFSYEGRHFSAKGITAHPRPVSTPHPPIWIGGNTTAARKRVVEHGDGWCPFPAPAMLAQTARTAVMDAETLVEGIEDLRRRFDAAGRDFTGIDITFTNAEGGSPGDDDFNADAYLTGLEKLAAAGVTWVQVGLPGDSLSHVLETIDRFGSSVIKAAR; translated from the coding sequence ATGCGGTTCACGTTCACCCACCCGATGCACAGCCATCCGTACAACCCGGAGCTGGTGACCGGCTCGGGTATCGCGACCGTCGCGGCGGCGGCCGAGGCGGCCGGCTTTCACGGCTTCGGGTTCACCGATCATCCGGCGCCGTCACAGCGATGGCTGGAGTCCGGCGGCCATGACGCGGTGGATCCGTTCGTCGCAATGGGCTACGCCGCCGCGCGGACCACGACGCTGCGGCTGATCCCGAACATCGTCGTGCTGCCGTACCGCAATCCGTTCGTGGTGGCCAAGGCGGGGGCGACGCTCGACCTGCTGTCCGACGGGCGGTTCACGCTCGGGGTCGGCGTCGGTTACCTGAAGCGGGAGTTCACCGCGCTGGGGGTGGACTTCGACGAACGCGCCGCGCTGTTCGAGGAGGCACTCGAAGTGATCCGGGGGATCTGGACCACCGACGACTTCTCTTATGAGGGGCGGCATTTCAGCGCCAAGGGAATAACCGCGCACCCCAGGCCGGTGAGCACACCGCATCCGCCCATCTGGATCGGCGGCAACACCACGGCCGCGCGCAAACGTGTCGTCGAACACGGTGACGGCTGGTGTCCGTTCCCCGCACCGGCGATGCTCGCGCAGACCGCGCGGACGGCGGTCATGGATGCCGAGACGTTGGTTGAGGGGATCGAGGACCTGCGCCGCAGGTTCGACGCCGCCGGCCGGGACTTTACGGGCATCGATATCACGTTCACCAACGCCGAGGGTGGCAGCCCGGGCGACGACGACTTCAATGCCGACGCCTATCTCACCGGTCTGGAAAAGCTTGCGGCCGCGGGTGTTACGTGGGTCCAGGTCGGGTTGCCGGGCGACAGTCTGTCGCATGTGCTGGAGACCATCGACCGCTTCGGCAGTTCGGTGATCAAGGCCGCGCGGTGA